A single genomic interval of Bradyrhizobium sp. CCBAU 53338 harbors:
- a CDS encoding pyridoxal phosphate-dependent aminotransferase: protein MPSRPMSFLSRSRKAGHDLATVAVIGRRFIDLATDEIVVEPSSSVCEGAMAAVNAEANRYVDLIGLTPLRRAVAEKLSVETRVGWSAEEIVITTGAQQALLYAAVTVLAPGDEVIIIRPWRPILLSQVVLAGAAPVFVDARCPRYIPDISAIRVAVTPQTKAIIINSPNNPTGAVYNRTILQDIGELAIERQIWIISDECYSGLVFTGFRHHESIVMAHPRVRSRTIIVKSFSRELMITGWRLGYFAAPAQLVSAVRKLQSHAIATPNVIAQQAILHHLQASDGSFEEQIYQRLVDARNIGLHILSDLRDVTPSRADGSFCFYLNLSRLLSALRTEGSVRSADDIARVLLEEANVGCVPGDAFGDANGLRLSFGAPPELLEMGLKRIVEALNGLRRGQPGT from the coding sequence ATGCCGTCGCGCCCGATGTCCTTCCTTTCTAGATCCCGAAAAGCCGGCCACGACTTAGCCACGGTAGCTGTGATTGGGCGCCGGTTCATTGATCTGGCAACCGACGAAATCGTCGTCGAGCCGTCCTCATCAGTGTGCGAAGGAGCGATGGCTGCGGTCAACGCCGAAGCGAACCGCTATGTCGATCTCATTGGGCTTACGCCCCTTCGCAGGGCCGTCGCCGAAAAGCTCTCGGTCGAAACGCGCGTTGGTTGGAGTGCGGAAGAGATCGTAATCACTACGGGCGCGCAGCAAGCGCTGCTCTATGCGGCCGTGACTGTCCTAGCGCCGGGCGACGAGGTTATCATTATTCGCCCCTGGCGGCCGATATTGCTGTCCCAGGTCGTTCTCGCTGGTGCAGCACCAGTGTTCGTTGATGCTCGCTGCCCGAGATATATTCCCGATATCAGTGCAATCCGAGTTGCTGTCACACCGCAGACGAAAGCTATAATAATCAATTCGCCAAATAACCCGACCGGCGCAGTCTACAATCGAACGATACTACAAGATATCGGCGAACTCGCTATCGAACGCCAGATATGGATCATTTCCGATGAGTGCTACTCGGGACTGGTATTCACTGGTTTTCGTCACCACGAGTCGATCGTCATGGCGCACCCCCGGGTACGTTCGCGGACGATCATAGTCAAGTCGTTTTCAAGGGAGTTGATGATAACCGGCTGGCGCTTGGGCTATTTCGCCGCGCCCGCGCAGCTCGTTTCCGCGGTAAGAAAGCTTCAGAGCCATGCAATCGCAACTCCGAATGTAATCGCGCAGCAGGCGATCCTGCACCACCTTCAAGCCAGCGATGGCAGCTTTGAGGAGCAGATCTATCAGCGTCTTGTCGACGCTCGCAACATAGGTCTTCACATCCTTTCTGATCTACGCGATGTAACTCCATCCCGCGCCGATGGTTCGTTCTGTTTTTATCTCAATCTGAGTCGGCTTTTGTCTGCTTTGCGGACTGAAGGCTCAGTGCGATCTGCCGATGACATCGCACGAGTGCTCCTCGAAGAAGCTAATGTAGGATGTGTTCCAGGCGACGCTTTCGGCGACGCGAACGGCCTACGTCTCTCCTTCGGTGCTCCACCGGAGCTATTGGAGATGGGGCTCAAACGCATCGTCGAGGCGCTCAACGGTCTAAGGCGCGGGCAGCCAGGGACCTAA
- a CDS encoding HAD family hydrolase, which translates to MKPVLVFDWNGTLLDDAHALLQTTNAILNRFGYAPINMETFREHCDLPLSLLYRNLGMSQDEVAAVDRDGSAVFHNTYEPLADRADLREGARRVLELAHREAALSVIVSNHIVAPLRSQLRRLGIHDYINEALAFESRATQYKSMSKGERLRLYMQKYSLDPASTFIIGDMPIEMDIARNLALISISITGGFVSDSRLRAANPDYSINNHHELLPILQRHGFF; encoded by the coding sequence ATGAAACCCGTTCTCGTCTTTGATTGGAATGGAACGTTGCTCGATGATGCGCACGCACTGCTTCAAACGACTAATGCTATTCTGAACCGCTTTGGTTACGCGCCGATCAATATGGAGACGTTTCGGGAACATTGCGACCTCCCGCTATCTCTTCTTTATCGCAATCTCGGAATGTCGCAGGACGAGGTTGCGGCCGTGGATCGCGATGGCAGCGCTGTCTTTCACAACACCTATGAACCACTTGCGGATCGCGCCGATCTGCGCGAGGGCGCGCGTAGAGTGCTGGAGCTAGCGCACCGAGAAGCAGCTTTGTCCGTCATCGTGAGCAACCATATCGTTGCCCCCCTTCGGTCCCAATTGAGAAGACTTGGAATCCATGACTACATCAACGAAGCTCTCGCCTTTGAAAGCCGCGCCACTCAATACAAATCGATGAGCAAAGGAGAGCGGCTTCGCCTCTACATGCAGAAGTACAGCCTCGACCCGGCGTCGACGTTTATCATCGGCGATATGCCGATCGAAATGGACATCGCACGCAATCTCGCACTCATAAGCATATCGATCACCGGAGGTTTTGTTTCGGACTCGCGCTTGCGGGCGGCAAATCCTGACTATTCGATTAACAACCATCATGAGCTGTTGCCTATCTTACAAAGGCACGGCTTTTTCTAG